The Salinibaculum sp. SYNS191 genome has a window encoding:
- a CDS encoding heme-binding protein — MPDRRDPPPTDEGWYALHDFRSIDWDAWRDATERERQRALDEAVEHLDTHLAVEDADDGASALYSILGHKADFLLLHLRPTTADIGAIERRFEGTDFARFTERTTSFVSVTEASGYSEQARDYFTGDLDESSGLYNYIQGRLQPSIPDATHVCFYPMDKRRQPEQNWYDLPFDERAEHMDAHGDIGRDYGGKVKQMITGAIAIDDWEWGVTLWGDDLVDMKDLLYEMRFDPSTSQYADFGSFYVGRRFPPSDLEALLAGEPVPTDEQGGDVADAGPVHPAEAAGHGHGDGDGHGGHDDADHAADAHADHGHAEAAEGHEERAGGDADDHGSAHPGSAAEGDHPHDGEETETETEDIATLLGTLGLHEGEEYDAGDYGLVLYSTADAGDLADEVDDLRGNFEHYDSHVTTVVRAHSGRAAIASIWDNEGAADTAHGFLTDLSGVTETVRGPLDGSGETETEATEDDGGAESIREELADLDIYAGQPHGEDIYALVLYSEADRDELVASVEDLADGFDRYDTHGGTKVYEDPDSERTAVVSLWETEDAADTASGYLADLPGVVGWAGEGEGFGTMGMFYTVKPEHREDFVEKFDVVGGMLADMDGHRDTALLVNVDDENDMFIASQWDSKEDAMGFFRSDAFSDTVDWGRDVLADKPRHVFLA; from the coding sequence ATGCCCGACCGACGCGACCCGCCACCGACGGACGAGGGCTGGTACGCCCTCCACGACTTCCGGAGCATCGACTGGGACGCCTGGCGCGACGCCACCGAGCGCGAGCGCCAGCGCGCACTCGACGAGGCCGTCGAGCACCTCGACACCCACCTCGCCGTCGAGGACGCCGACGACGGCGCGTCTGCGCTGTACTCCATTCTGGGGCACAAGGCCGACTTCCTCCTGCTGCACCTCCGGCCGACGACAGCCGACATCGGCGCAATCGAGCGCCGCTTCGAAGGGACCGACTTCGCCCGCTTCACCGAGCGGACCACCTCCTTCGTCTCCGTGACCGAGGCCTCGGGCTACTCCGAGCAGGCCCGGGACTACTTCACGGGCGACTTAGACGAGAGTTCGGGACTGTACAACTACATCCAGGGCCGGCTGCAGCCGTCGATTCCCGACGCCACGCACGTCTGCTTCTATCCGATGGACAAGCGCCGCCAGCCAGAGCAGAACTGGTACGACCTGCCCTTCGACGAGCGCGCCGAGCACATGGACGCTCACGGCGACATCGGCCGCGACTACGGCGGGAAAGTCAAGCAGATGATTACCGGCGCAATCGCCATCGACGACTGGGAGTGGGGCGTCACGCTGTGGGGCGACGACCTCGTCGACATGAAGGACCTCCTCTACGAGATGCGGTTCGACCCCTCGACCTCGCAGTACGCCGACTTCGGCTCGTTCTACGTCGGGCGCCGCTTCCCGCCGTCGGACCTGGAAGCGCTGCTGGCCGGCGAACCGGTCCCGACCGACGAGCAGGGCGGCGACGTGGCCGACGCCGGCCCGGTCCACCCCGCCGAGGCAGCGGGCCACGGACACGGCGACGGTGACGGACACGGCGGCCACGACGACGCCGACCACGCTGCCGATGCCCACGCCGACCACGGCCACGCCGAGGCCGCCGAGGGCCACGAGGAGCGCGCGGGCGGCGACGCAGACGACCACGGGAGTGCGCACCCCGGCAGCGCCGCGGAGGGCGACCACCCCCACGACGGCGAGGAGACGGAGACGGAGACGGAGGACATCGCCACACTGCTCGGCACGCTCGGCCTCCACGAGGGCGAGGAGTACGACGCCGGCGACTACGGGCTCGTCCTCTACTCGACGGCCGACGCCGGTGACCTGGCCGACGAGGTGGACGACCTGCGGGGTAACTTCGAGCACTACGACTCCCACGTCACCACCGTCGTCCGCGCCCACAGCGGGCGCGCGGCCATCGCCAGCATCTGGGACAACGAAGGCGCGGCCGACACGGCCCACGGCTTCCTGACGGACCTCTCCGGCGTCACGGAGACCGTCCGCGGCCCGCTCGACGGCAGCGGCGAGACCGAGACCGAGGCGACCGAGGACGACGGCGGAGCCGAGAGCATCCGCGAGGAACTGGCCGACCTCGACATCTACGCCGGGCAGCCCCACGGCGAGGACATCTACGCGCTGGTGCTGTACTCCGAGGCCGACCGTGACGAACTGGTCGCGTCGGTCGAGGACCTCGCCGACGGGTTCGACCGCTACGACACCCACGGCGGGACGAAGGTCTACGAGGACCCCGACAGCGAGCGCACCGCCGTCGTCAGCCTCTGGGAGACCGAGGACGCCGCAGACACCGCCAGCGGCTACCTCGCCGACCTCCCCGGCGTCGTCGGCTGGGCCGGCGAGGGCGAGGGCTTCGGCACGATGGGCATGTTCTACACCGTCAAGCCCGAGCACCGCGAGGACTTCGTCGAGAAGTTCGACGTCGTCGGCGGTATGCTCGCAGACATGGACGGCCACCGCGACACCGCGTTGCTGGTCAACGTCGACGACGAGAACGACATGTTCATCGCCAGCCAGTGGGACTCGAAGGAGGACGCGATGGGCTTCTTCCGCTCGGACGCCTTCTCGGACACCGTCGACTGGGGCCGGGACGTCCTCGCCGACAAGCCGCGGCACGTTTTCCTCGCCTGA
- a CDS encoding DMT family transporter — MAASTSAILIRAGDAPEPVMAFYRVLFTVGLLLPLARGSGKELSRASRRDLLAAGLAGLALAAHFATWFESVDRTTIAASTTLVQTQPVFVAAGAALLLDERVTRRVVGGILVAIVGVAAMSAEGLLGMSTAPQPLLGNGLAVLGAVAGAAYVLSGRSIRQRVAVVPYVLVVYSVAAAGLLASLLVQGQPLSGYAAHEWALMLGMAVGPGILGHTLINWALEHVPSSLVSVSLVGEPVGSTVLAALVFVEIPGALTVAGGVVVIAGIVVTAQAYRG, encoded by the coding sequence CTGGCGGCGAGTACCAGCGCCATCCTCATCCGCGCCGGTGACGCGCCGGAGCCGGTAATGGCCTTCTACCGCGTGCTCTTTACGGTGGGACTGTTGCTCCCGCTGGCACGCGGGAGCGGGAAGGAGCTGTCGCGGGCGTCGCGGCGTGACCTGCTCGCTGCGGGCCTCGCCGGCCTCGCCCTGGCGGCGCACTTCGCAACGTGGTTCGAGAGTGTGGACCGGACGACCATCGCCGCGTCGACGACGCTGGTCCAGACCCAGCCGGTCTTCGTGGCCGCCGGTGCCGCCCTGTTGCTGGACGAGCGCGTGACCAGACGAGTCGTCGGCGGCATCCTCGTCGCCATCGTCGGCGTCGCCGCGATGTCCGCGGAGGGGTTGCTCGGCATGTCGACCGCACCGCAGCCGCTGCTCGGGAACGGCCTCGCTGTCCTCGGCGCGGTGGCGGGCGCGGCCTACGTCCTGAGCGGGCGCTCTATCCGCCAGCGCGTCGCCGTCGTCCCCTACGTGCTCGTCGTCTACAGCGTCGCCGCGGCCGGACTGCTCGCCAGCCTGCTCGTCCAGGGACAGCCGCTATCCGGCTATGCGGCCCACGAGTGGGCGCTCATGCTGGGGATGGCTGTCGGCCCCGGCATCCTCGGGCACACGCTCATCAACTGGGCCTTAGAGCACGTCCCGTCCTCGCTCGTCAGCGTCTCGCTGGTGGGCGAACCCGTCGGCTCGACGGTGCTCGCGGCGCTGGTCTTCGTGGAGATTCCGGGCGCGCTCACCGTCGCCGGCGGCGTCGTCGTCATCGCCGGCATCGTCGTGACCGCTCAGGCGTATCGCGGGTAG
- a CDS encoding electron transfer flavoprotein subunit alpha/FixB family protein yields the protein MTVLAVAEHRRGELRDVSFEVITAGRELADATGGELHVAVISGAVDEYAERLNREGVDAVHTVERGEEFNHDVYVQAIEQLADAVDPTYVVAPNSVNGLDYVPAVASRLDLPLVTDAVALDVDDGLTVTRELYSGKAEGELDVAGERAVVTIRGGEWPAADGTGEAPIDSFDVDVDESAVRSTVTGFQEVGAGDVDITDADVLVSVGRGIEEEDNLDIIEDLADALGATVSASRPIVDNGWLPKDRQVGQSGKVVTPDVYIAIGISGAVQHVAGMKGAETIVAINDDPSAPIYDIADYGIVDDLFDVVPALTEEFSG from the coding sequence ATGACGGTCCTCGCAGTCGCCGAGCACCGCCGCGGCGAACTCCGGGACGTGAGTTTCGAGGTCATCACCGCGGGCCGCGAACTCGCCGACGCGACCGGGGGCGAGCTCCACGTCGCCGTCATCAGCGGGGCCGTCGACGAGTACGCCGAGCGCCTCAATCGCGAAGGCGTCGACGCCGTCCACACCGTCGAGCGCGGCGAGGAGTTCAACCACGACGTGTACGTCCAGGCCATCGAGCAACTGGCCGACGCCGTCGACCCGACGTACGTCGTCGCGCCCAACAGCGTCAACGGACTCGACTACGTGCCGGCGGTCGCGAGCCGACTCGACCTGCCGCTGGTGACCGACGCCGTCGCGCTGGACGTCGACGACGGACTGACCGTCACGCGGGAGCTCTACAGCGGAAAGGCCGAGGGCGAACTCGACGTGGCCGGCGAGCGCGCCGTCGTGACCATCCGCGGCGGCGAGTGGCCCGCCGCCGACGGCACTGGCGAGGCCCCAATCGACTCGTTTGACGTCGACGTCGACGAGAGCGCGGTCCGCTCGACGGTCACCGGCTTCCAGGAGGTCGGTGCCGGGGACGTCGACATCACCGACGCGGACGTGCTCGTCTCCGTCGGCCGCGGCATCGAGGAAGAGGACAACCTCGACATCATCGAGGACCTGGCCGACGCCCTCGGCGCGACGGTCTCGGCCTCCCGGCCGATCGTCGACAACGGCTGGCTGCCGAAGGACCGGCAGGTCGGCCAGTCGGGCAAGGTCGTCACGCCGGACGTCTACATCGCCATCGGAATCTCCGGGGCAGTCCAGCACGTCGCCGGCATGAAGGGCGCCGAAACCATCGTCGCCATCAACGACGACCCCTCGGCACCCATCTACGACATCGCCGACTACGGTATCGTCGACGACCTGTTCGACGTCGTGCCGGCGCTGACCGAGGAGTTCAGCGGGTAG
- a CDS encoding electron transfer flavoprotein subunit beta/FixA family protein, with translation MKVLVTVAEVAAADDEFEIDGTSIDERYLTFDLNEWDNYAVEEAVQLAEAEDDVEVVTVSIGPERSEETIRQALAKGADRAVRVWDDALADADVIDPGTKAQLLAAVAREEEPDLVLSGVQTGDYSFGATGVTLAEQLDMEWAAVVNTLDLDRDGGVARVHRELEGGVEELTDVDLPAVLTIQTGINDPRYASLRGIRQAQSKPLDVKSLADLDLSGEDLPLSLTLESLYEPESEGEAELFEGGAEETAGQLADLLREKGVDA, from the coding sequence ATGAAGGTTCTGGTAACGGTGGCCGAGGTAGCCGCCGCGGACGACGAGTTCGAAATCGATGGCACCAGCATCGACGAGCGCTATCTCACCTTCGACCTCAACGAGTGGGACAACTACGCGGTCGAGGAGGCCGTCCAGCTCGCCGAGGCCGAGGACGACGTGGAGGTAGTCACAGTCAGCATCGGTCCCGAGCGCAGCGAGGAGACCATCCGCCAGGCGCTCGCGAAGGGAGCCGACCGCGCCGTCCGGGTGTGGGACGACGCGCTGGCCGACGCCGACGTGATAGATCCGGGAACGAAGGCACAGTTGCTCGCCGCCGTCGCCCGCGAGGAGGAGCCGGACCTCGTCCTCAGCGGCGTCCAGACTGGCGACTACTCCTTCGGCGCGACCGGCGTGACGCTGGCCGAGCAACTCGACATGGAGTGGGCAGCCGTCGTCAACACCCTGGACCTCGACCGCGACGGCGGCGTCGCCCGCGTCCACCGCGAACTCGAAGGCGGCGTCGAGGAGTTGACCGATGTCGACCTGCCCGCCGTGTTGACCATCCAGACGGGTATCAACGACCCGCGCTACGCGAGCCTGCGCGGGATTCGACAGGCCCAGAGCAAGCCGCTGGACGTGAAGTCGCTGGCGGACCTCGACCTGTCGGGCGAGGACCTGCCGCTGTCGCTGACCCTGGAGTCGCTGTACGAACCCGAGAGCGAGGGCGAGGCCGAACTGTTCGAGGGCGGCGCGGAGGAGACCGCCGGGCAACTGGCTGACCTGCTGCGGGAGAAGGGGGTGGACGCATGA